From a region of the Pseudomonadaceae bacterium SI-3 genome:
- a CDS encoding 50S ribosomal protein L25: MTDFTLNAQVRSDLGKGASRRLRRNANLVPAVIYGGDKAPQSISLLLKDVTKLLETEASFSHVLTLNVDGQNESVLIKALQRHPAKGFVLHADFVRVVEGHKLTATVPLHFLNQETSVGVKQQGGEILHNINEVEVSCLPQDLPEFIEVDMANVEVGQVLHMTDLKLPNGVELVALAHGSDLPVANVHAPRVNKEDTPKEEGAAE, translated from the coding sequence ATGACTGATTTCACTCTGAATGCCCAAGTGCGTTCCGACCTGGGGAAAGGTGCGAGCCGCCGCCTTCGTCGTAACGCCAACCTCGTTCCAGCCGTAATCTACGGTGGTGACAAGGCTCCGCAATCCATCAGCCTGCTGCTGAAAGACGTAACCAAGCTGCTGGAAACCGAAGCCTCTTTCAGCCACGTACTGACCCTGAACGTCGACGGCCAGAACGAATCCGTTCTGATCAAGGCGCTGCAGCGTCATCCGGCCAAAGGCTTCGTTCTGCACGCTGACTTCGTCCGTGTCGTCGAAGGTCACAAGCTGACTGCTACCGTACCGCTGCACTTCCTGAACCAGGAAACTTCGGTAGGCGTTAAGCAGCAAGGCGGCGAGATCCTGCACAACATCAACGAAGTGGAAGTCTCCTGCCTGCCGCAGGATCTGCCTGAGTTCATCGAGGTCGACATGGCCAACGTTGAAGTCGGTCAGGTACTGCACATGACCGACCTCAAGCTGCCGAACGGCGTTGAGCTGGTCGCCCTGGCACACGGCAGCGATCTGCCGGTTGCCAACGTTCACGCGCCGCGCGTGAACAAGGAAGACACTCCGAAAGAAGAAGGCGCTGCCGAGTAA
- a CDS encoding ribose-phosphate pyrophosphokinase (catalyzes the formation of 5-phospho-alpha-D-ribose 1-phosphate from D-ribose 5-phosphate and ATP): MSKMMVFTGNANPDLARRVVRQLHIPLGDAYVGKFSDGEISVEINENVRGKDVFLIQPTCAPTNDNLMELVVMADAFRRSSATRITAVIPYFGYARQDRRPRSARVPISAKVVADMLDVVGVNRVLTVDLHADQIQGFFDMPVDNIYGSPVLVDDIQAQRFENLMIVSPDIGGVVRARAVAKSLGVDLAIIDKRRPKANQSEVMHIIGDIEGRTCILVDDMVDTAGTLCHAATALKDHGASKVFAYCTHPILSGRAIENIEGSVLDELVVTNTIPLSAAAQACTRIRQLDIAPMVAEAVRRISNAESISAMFR, from the coding sequence GTGTCCAAGATGATGGTCTTCACGGGGAACGCCAACCCCGACCTGGCCCGGCGTGTTGTACGTCAGCTGCATATCCCTCTCGGTGACGCCTACGTCGGAAAGTTCTCCGACGGCGAAATCAGTGTCGAGATCAACGAGAACGTTCGTGGTAAGGACGTCTTTCTGATTCAGCCGACCTGTGCCCCCACCAATGACAATCTGATGGAACTGGTTGTGATGGCAGACGCCTTCCGCCGGTCCTCCGCCACTCGCATTACAGCCGTCATTCCCTACTTTGGTTATGCCCGTCAGGATCGCCGTCCGCGCTCCGCACGCGTGCCGATCAGCGCTAAAGTCGTGGCTGACATGCTCGATGTGGTCGGCGTTAACCGTGTACTCACGGTCGACCTGCACGCAGACCAGATCCAGGGCTTCTTCGACATGCCGGTAGATAACATCTACGGTTCGCCGGTCCTGGTCGACGATATACAGGCTCAGCGCTTCGAGAACCTGATGATCGTCTCCCCCGATATCGGCGGTGTGGTACGAGCTCGTGCTGTCGCCAAATCGCTGGGTGTGGATCTGGCGATCATCGACAAGCGTCGTCCGAAGGCCAACCAGTCCGAAGTGATGCACATCATCGGTGATATCGAAGGCCGGACTTGCATCCTCGTCGATGACATGGTCGATACCGCCGGCACCCTGTGCCATGCCGCAACCGCTCTAAAAGATCATGGCGCGTCCAAGGTCTTCGCGTATTGCACACACCCAATTCTGTCCGGTCGCGCCATCGAGAATATCGAAGGTTCGGTCCTCGACGAGCTGGTCGTGACCAATACCATCCCGCTGTCCGCAGCGGCGCAAGCCTGCACCCGTATTCGCCAGTTGGACATTGCGCCAATGGTGGCTGAAGCGGTTCGCCGCATCAGCAATGCTGAATCGATCAGCGCGATGTTCCGCTAA
- a CDS encoding peptide chain release factor 1 has protein sequence MKASLLNKLDTLQDRFEELTALLGDAEVISDQTRFRAYSREYAEVEPVIATYREFLKMQSDLEGAQALLKDNDPDVREMAEEEVAEARGKLEAIEARLQRMLLPKDPKDGRNVFLEIRAGTGGDEAAIFSGDLFRMYSRYAERQGWRVEILSESPGEHGGYKEVISRVEGDNVFAKLKFESGAHRVQRVPETESQGRIHTSACTVAVLPEPDEQIAIEINPADLRVDTYRASGAGGQHINKTDSAVRITHLPSGIVVECQEERSQHKNRARAMAWLAAKLQDVQDSAAHKEISDTRKLLVGSGDRSERIRTYNFPQGRVTDHRINLTLYSLNEVVSGAVEQVIEPLLQEYQADQLAALGD, from the coding sequence ATGAAAGCGTCGCTGCTCAACAAACTCGATACTCTGCAGGACCGCTTCGAAGAGCTGACAGCGTTACTGGGTGACGCTGAAGTGATCAGCGATCAGACCCGTTTTCGCGCCTATTCGCGCGAGTACGCTGAAGTCGAGCCAGTCATCGCCACCTATCGCGAATTCCTCAAGATGCAGTCCGACCTTGAGGGTGCTCAAGCATTGCTCAAGGACAACGATCCGGATGTTCGCGAGATGGCGGAGGAAGAAGTCGCCGAAGCACGCGGCAAGCTCGAGGCGATCGAGGCTCGGCTGCAGCGCATGCTTCTGCCGAAGGATCCCAAGGATGGGCGTAACGTCTTCCTCGAGATTCGCGCTGGCACCGGTGGCGACGAGGCAGCGATCTTCTCTGGCGATCTGTTTCGTATGTATTCCCGCTACGCCGAGCGGCAAGGCTGGCGCGTCGAGATCTTGTCCGAAAGCCCGGGTGAACACGGCGGCTACAAGGAAGTGATCTCGCGAGTCGAGGGCGATAACGTATTCGCCAAGCTCAAGTTCGAGTCGGGCGCGCACCGGGTTCAGCGCGTACCCGAAACCGAATCCCAGGGACGTATCCATACCTCGGCCTGCACCGTTGCGGTCCTGCCGGAGCCGGACGAGCAAATTGCCATCGAAATCAATCCGGCTGACCTGCGCGTCGACACCTACCGCGCCTCCGGAGCTGGCGGTCAGCACATCAACAAGACTGATTCGGCGGTGCGTATTACCCACTTGCCCAGCGGCATCGTCGTGGAATGCCAGGAAGAGCGCTCGCAGCACAAGAACCGTGCTCGGGCCATGGCCTGGTTGGCCGCCAAGCTGCAAGATGTGCAGGACAGCGCGGCGCACAAGGAAATTTCCGATACGCGCAAGTTGCTGGTGGGCTCGGGTGATCGTTCCGAGCGTATTCGGACTTACAACTTCCCACAGGGACGCGTTACGGATCACCGCATCAACCTGACGTTGTATTCGCTCAATGAAGTGGTCAGCGGCGCAGTAGAGCAGGTGATCGAACCGCTGCTGCAGGAATATCAAGCCGATCAGCTTGCTGCGCTGGGCGACTGA
- a CDS encoding YkgJ family cysteine cluster protein, translating into MTQSAIPHRQLPDETVSCISCAACCCRLEVLLLTDTGVPERFIDEDDWGGQVMRRLDDGWCVALDRDSMRCTIYAQRPLICREFELGSDDCLDERKGSANAYLEG; encoded by the coding sequence ATGACTCAATCTGCCATTCCCCACCGCCAGTTGCCCGACGAGACGGTTAGTTGCATCAGCTGCGCCGCGTGCTGTTGTCGCCTCGAAGTACTGCTGCTGACCGATACCGGCGTCCCGGAGCGCTTCATCGATGAAGACGACTGGGGCGGCCAAGTGATGCGCCGCCTCGACGATGGATGGTGCGTAGCGCTCGACCGGGACAGCATGCGCTGCACCATCTACGCTCAGCGGCCGCTTATCTGCCGGGAGTTCGAGCTGGGCTCGGATGACTGCCTGGACGAGCGCAAGGGCTCAGCAAACGCTTATCTGGAAGGCTGA
- a CDS encoding lipoprotein localization factor LolB codes for MKLMRNLLAPTLALLLAGCAGLGPQESVEGPGNAEDWKAHKAHISEIDGWQISGKIGIQAPQDSGSGTLFWLQRQDYFDIRLSGPLGRGATRLTGRPDAVALEVAGQGRFEADSPEALVESQLGWQLPVSNLLWWVRGLPAPDSRSRIALNANGQLANLKQDGWDVQYLGYTEEDGYPLPNRIKLAGRDLKITLVVKDWQPRQLGH; via the coding sequence ATGAAGCTGATGCGTAACCTGCTGGCCCCCACCCTCGCCTTGCTGCTAGCTGGCTGCGCCGGCCTCGGTCCGCAGGAGTCAGTTGAAGGCCCCGGCAATGCCGAAGACTGGAAGGCCCATAAAGCCCATATCAGCGAGATCGATGGCTGGCAGATCAGCGGCAAGATAGGTATTCAGGCACCGCAGGATTCGGGCAGCGGCACCCTGTTCTGGCTGCAGCGCCAGGATTATTTCGATATTCGTCTCTCCGGCCCCTTAGGTCGGGGCGCTACGCGCCTGACGGGACGCCCCGATGCGGTGGCGCTGGAAGTCGCCGGCCAGGGACGCTTCGAGGCCGATTCGCCGGAAGCACTGGTTGAAAGCCAGCTGGGCTGGCAGCTACCCGTCTCCAACCTGCTCTGGTGGGTACGCGGCCTGCCGGCTCCGGACAGCCGCAGCCGCATCGCCCTCAACGCCAACGGGCAGCTAGCCAACCTGAAGCAAGATGGCTGGGATGTTCAGTACCTAGGCTATACCGAGGAGGACGGTTATCCGCTGCCAAATCGCATCAAATTGGCAGGTCGTGACCTGAAAATCACATTGGTGGTCAAGGACTGGCAACCGCGCCAGCTCGGACACTGA
- a CDS encoding glutamate racemase, translating to MSDNGPIGVFDSGVGGLSVLREIRARLPHESLLYVADSGHVPYGEKSPEFIRERCRAIAGFLLGQGAKALVLACNTATAAGVSDLREQYPQLPLIGMEPAVKPAAQATRSGVVGVLATTGTLKSAKFAALLDRFASDVRVITQPCPGLVERIEAGELATAGTRALLESLVRPLIEQGCDTLILGCTHYPFVKPLLREMLPPGVALVDTGAAVARHIETLLAASGQLSDGKAIVRFWSSGDPRRLACILPVLWGENGTVSYCSV from the coding sequence GTGTCTGACAATGGCCCGATTGGGGTTTTTGATTCTGGTGTGGGCGGGCTGTCGGTGCTCCGGGAGATTCGTGCCCGCCTGCCTCATGAGTCATTGCTGTATGTGGCGGACAGCGGTCACGTCCCCTACGGCGAGAAAAGCCCGGAGTTTATCCGCGAGCGCTGCCGGGCTATCGCGGGTTTTTTGCTTGGGCAAGGTGCCAAAGCGCTGGTGCTGGCCTGCAATACCGCAACGGCCGCAGGGGTGTCGGACTTGCGAGAGCAGTATCCGCAACTGCCGTTGATTGGGATGGAGCCTGCCGTTAAACCGGCCGCCCAGGCAACCCGCAGTGGGGTGGTGGGCGTGCTGGCCACGACGGGCACCTTGAAGAGCGCTAAATTTGCGGCGCTGCTCGACCGTTTCGCCAGCGACGTGCGCGTCATCACGCAGCCATGTCCGGGCCTTGTCGAACGTATCGAAGCGGGCGAGCTCGCTACGGCAGGCACCCGAGCGCTGCTTGAGAGCCTGGTCCGGCCATTGATCGAGCAGGGCTGCGATACGCTGATTCTCGGTTGTACCCACTATCCTTTCGTAAAGCCGCTGCTGCGCGAAATGCTTCCCCCTGGGGTCGCCCTGGTCGATACCGGTGCCGCGGTCGCGCGGCATATCGAGACCTTGCTAGCGGCCAGCGGCCAGCTAAGCGACGGTAAAGCCATTGTACGCTTCTGGAGCAGTGGCGATCCCCGGCGATTGGCATGCATTCTACCGGTACTTTGGGGCGAAAACGGTACAGTTTCATACTGTTCTGTTTAG
- a CDS encoding acyloxyacyl hydrolase, with product MKKLISLAAVAAISMGQVAAVHALDLTAAVGRTGESTMTYRLGAQFDFNRSWFQTSVGRLTGYWDAGYTYWEGDETSSNHSISLAPVFVYEFNGGSVKPYLEAGIGIAAFENTEVEKKDLGSSFQFEDRFGAGLRFAGGHEVGVRAIHYSNAGIKNPNDGIESYAVHYRASF from the coding sequence ATGAAAAAACTGATCTCCCTCGCTGCAGTTGCGGCTATTTCTATGGGGCAGGTGGCTGCCGTACATGCACTGGACCTGACTGCTGCCGTTGGCCGCACCGGCGAGTCGACGATGACCTATCGGCTGGGCGCGCAATTCGACTTCAACCGTAGTTGGTTCCAGACCAGCGTAGGTCGGCTAACTGGGTACTGGGATGCAGGCTATACCTACTGGGAAGGCGACGAGACCTCTAGCAACCACAGCATTTCGCTCGCACCGGTCTTCGTCTATGAATTCAACGGCGGGTCAGTGAAGCCTTATCTCGAAGCGGGCATCGGCATCGCAGCATTCGAGAATACCGAAGTGGAAAAAAAAGACCTGGGCTCGTCTTTTCAGTTCGAGGACCGCTTCGGTGCTGGCCTGCGCTTCGCTGGCGGACACGAGGTTGGCGTGCGAGCCATCCATTATTCCAACGCAGGCATCAAGAATCCGAACGATGGTATCGAAAGCTATGCAGTTCACTATCGAGCCTCGTTCTGA
- a CDS encoding glutamyl-tRNA reductase, whose translation MAFLALGINHKTASVDVRERVAFTPEQMVEALQQLCRVTPTREAAILSTCNRSELYLEQEQLEAETVLAWLANYHRLNLDDLKACAYVHTDDQAVRHMMRVASGLDSMVLGEPQILGQMKSAYAVAREAGSVGPLLGRLFQATFSTAKTVRTDTAIGENPVSVAFAAVSLAKQIFANLDRSQALLIGAGETITLVARHLHEQGVKRIVVANRTLERASALAEQFGAHAILLADIPLELYNSDIVISSTASQLPILGKGAVEQALKKRKHKPMFMVDIAVPRDIEAQVADLDDVYLYTVDDLHEVVAENLKSRQGAAQAAEELVAVGTEDFMARLRELAAVDVLKAYRQHAERLRDEELLRAQRLLANGGTAEDALAQLARGLTNKLLHAPSVQLKKLSAEGRVEALSIVQDLFALQDSTDKP comes from the coding sequence ATGGCTTTCCTCGCGCTTGGCATTAATCACAAAACCGCATCGGTGGACGTGCGAGAGCGTGTGGCGTTCACGCCAGAACAGATGGTCGAGGCGCTGCAGCAGCTGTGCCGTGTCACGCCCACGCGTGAAGCAGCGATTCTATCGACCTGCAATCGCAGCGAGCTTTACCTGGAGCAGGAGCAGCTCGAGGCCGAGACGGTGTTGGCCTGGCTGGCCAACTATCATCGGTTGAACCTCGACGATCTCAAGGCGTGTGCCTATGTGCACACCGACGACCAGGCGGTTCGGCACATGATGCGTGTTGCGTCCGGTCTGGATTCGATGGTGTTAGGTGAGCCGCAGATTCTCGGGCAGATGAAGTCCGCCTATGCTGTGGCGCGTGAGGCCGGTAGCGTGGGGCCGCTGCTGGGGCGCCTGTTTCAGGCCACCTTCAGTACCGCCAAGACGGTCCGCACCGACACCGCGATTGGTGAAAACCCGGTCTCGGTCGCCTTCGCTGCGGTCAGTCTCGCCAAGCAGATCTTCGCCAACCTCGATCGCAGCCAGGCCTTGCTGATTGGCGCTGGGGAGACCATCACGCTGGTTGCTCGACACCTGCACGAGCAAGGCGTCAAGCGCATCGTGGTCGCCAATCGGACACTCGAGCGCGCCAGCGCATTGGCCGAGCAGTTCGGCGCCCATGCGATCCTACTCGCGGATATACCGCTGGAGCTCTACAACAGCGACATCGTCATCAGCTCGACCGCCAGTCAGCTGCCGATTCTCGGCAAAGGCGCAGTCGAACAGGCGCTGAAGAAGCGCAAGCACAAACCGATGTTCATGGTGGACATTGCAGTACCGCGTGACATAGAGGCGCAGGTAGCTGATCTGGATGACGTCTACCTCTATACCGTCGATGACCTTCATGAGGTGGTGGCCGAGAATCTCAAGAGCCGGCAGGGTGCGGCTCAGGCCGCCGAAGAGCTGGTCGCCGTCGGCACCGAAGATTTTATGGCGCGCCTGCGTGAGCTGGCGGCGGTGGATGTGCTCAAGGCCTATCGACAGCACGCCGAACGTCTTCGTGATGAGGAGTTGTTGCGTGCCCAGCGGCTGCTGGCCAATGGAGGTACGGCCGAGGACGCGTTGGCACAGCTGGCGCGGGGACTGACCAACAAGTTGCTGCACGCGCCGAGCGTTCAGCTTAAAAAACTTTCTGCCGAAGGGCGTGTTGAGGCACTGAGCATCGTCCAAGACCTCTTCGCCCTGCAAGACAGCACGGACAAACCATGA
- a CDS encoding 4-(cytidine 5'-diphospho)-2-C-methyl-D-erythritol kinase: MLALTLPAPAKLNLMLHILGRRADGYHELQTLFQFLDYGDELTFRPRADGQIRLHTDLPGVDHDSNLIVRAARLLQTHSGCAQGADIELSKHLPMGGGIGGGSSDAATTLLGLDHLWQTHLGEDTLAEIGLALGADVPVFVRGRAAFAEGVGERLQPVELNEPWYLVIAPQVSVSTAEIFSDPELTRNTPAITVRSLLAGGGHNDCQPVVERRYPEVRNALSLLNKFVPARMTGTGACVFGSFPNKGEADKVCRQLPADLPAFVAQGRNISMLHRKLAQLAQEASG, translated from the coding sequence ATGCTCGCACTGACACTCCCCGCGCCAGCCAAGCTCAATCTCATGCTGCATATCCTCGGCCGCCGCGCCGACGGATACCACGAGCTTCAGACGCTTTTTCAGTTTCTCGACTATGGCGACGAGCTGACGTTCAGACCTCGAGCCGATGGACAGATCCGATTACATACGGACCTCCCGGGCGTCGACCATGACAGCAACCTGATCGTGCGCGCTGCACGCCTCCTGCAAACGCACAGCGGCTGCGCTCAAGGCGCTGACATCGAATTGAGCAAGCACTTGCCCATGGGCGGCGGTATTGGCGGTGGAAGCTCCGATGCGGCCACCACCCTGCTTGGCCTCGATCACCTCTGGCAGACCCACTTGGGCGAAGACACGCTGGCGGAGATTGGCTTGGCATTGGGTGCTGATGTTCCGGTATTCGTTAGAGGCCGCGCAGCCTTTGCCGAAGGGGTTGGTGAACGCCTGCAACCGGTCGAATTGAACGAACCCTGGTACCTCGTAATCGCCCCGCAAGTCTCTGTTAGTACAGCGGAAATATTTTCCGACCCAGAGTTGACACGCAATACCCCGGCCATTACAGTTCGCAGCCTTCTTGCAGGGGGCGGTCATAACGACTGTCAGCCGGTAGTCGAGAGGCGTTACCCAGAAGTTCGTAACGCTTTGAGCTTGTTGAACAAATTTGTTCCAGCAAGAATGACCGGCACTGGAGCTTGTGTGTTTGGGAGCTTCCCAAACAAGGGTGAGGCTGATAAAGTTTGCCGCCAACTTCCAGCCGATTTACCAGCATTCGTCGCTCAAGGCCGCAATATTTCGATGTTGCACCGAAAGCTTGCGCAGCTGGCACAGGAAGCAAGTGGTTAG
- a CDS encoding aminoacyl-tRNA hydrolase — MTAVKLIVGLGNPGPEYDQTRHNAGALFVERLAAHKGVNLSVDRKYFGLVGKFRHQDEDVRLLIPTTFMNRSGQAVAALAGFFRIPPESILVAHDELDMPPGVAKLKQGGGHGGHNGLRDIIAKLGNQNNFYRLRLGIGHPGHSSLVTGYVLGRAPQAEREKLDASIDFTFDVLPEILAGDWTRAMQRLHSQKA, encoded by the coding sequence GTGACTGCCGTTAAACTGATCGTCGGCCTGGGTAACCCAGGCCCTGAATACGACCAGACCCGGCATAACGCAGGGGCCCTTTTCGTTGAGCGTCTGGCTGCCCACAAGGGCGTCAATCTCAGCGTCGATCGCAAGTATTTCGGCCTGGTCGGCAAGTTTCGCCACCAAGACGAAGACGTCCGCCTGTTGATCCCCACCACCTTCATGAACCGTAGCGGTCAAGCGGTGGCGGCACTGGCCGGATTTTTCCGAATTCCCCCCGAATCCATCTTGGTTGCCCACGATGAGCTCGACATGCCCCCCGGCGTCGCCAAGCTCAAACAAGGCGGCGGCCATGGCGGGCATAACGGGCTTCGCGACATCATTGCCAAGCTCGGTAATCAGAACAATTTCTACCGCCTGCGGCTGGGCATCGGCCACCCAGGTCATAGCAGCCTGGTGACCGGTTACGTACTGGGCCGAGCGCCCCAGGCCGAGCGCGAAAAGCTGGACGCCAGCATCGACTTCACCTTCGACGTGCTACCCGAAATTCTCGCCGGTGACTGGACGCGTGCAATGCAGCGTCTGCACAGCCAGAAGGCCTGA
- the prmC gene encoding peptide chain release factor N(5)-glutamine methyltransferase — protein MATIDYLLRAAQLPDSPSAKLDAEWLLAAALGKGTSYLRTWPDREVLPEVETRFAAYLERRRLGEPVAYILGRQGFWSLDLEVAPHTLIPRPDTELLVETALEVLPAGPANVLDLGTGTGAIALALASERSTWRLTGVDRISEAVTLAARNAQRLGLGNVGFIESQWFSSLAGQRYGLIVSNPPYIPASDPHLLQGDVRFEPSSALVAGGDGLDDIRLIIEQAPTHLLPSGWLILEHGYDQAVAVRTLLFDGGFVDVASRKDFGGHERVSFGRLR, from the coding sequence ATGGCGACAATCGATTACCTGCTGCGTGCCGCCCAGCTGCCCGACTCGCCGAGCGCCAAGCTCGATGCCGAGTGGCTGCTCGCAGCCGCGCTGGGCAAAGGGACAAGCTATCTGCGCACCTGGCCTGATCGCGAGGTGCTACCCGAGGTCGAGACTCGCTTTGCGGCTTACCTTGAGCGTCGTCGGCTTGGCGAGCCGGTGGCTTACATTCTGGGCCGCCAGGGATTCTGGAGTCTCGATCTCGAAGTGGCGCCACATACCTTGATTCCGCGACCGGACACCGAACTGCTGGTTGAAACGGCGTTGGAGGTGCTTCCAGCTGGCCCGGCGAATGTGCTCGATCTGGGTACGGGGACCGGTGCGATTGCCCTGGCGCTTGCCAGTGAGCGCTCCACTTGGCGGCTTACCGGAGTGGACCGCATCAGCGAAGCCGTTACGCTGGCCGCCCGTAATGCTCAGCGACTTGGGCTCGGCAATGTGGGGTTTATCGAGAGCCAGTGGTTCTCTTCGCTCGCAGGCCAGCGTTATGGATTGATCGTCTCCAATCCGCCCTACATTCCCGCCAGTGATCCGCATCTTTTGCAGGGTGACGTGCGCTTCGAACCGAGCAGTGCGCTGGTGGCGGGAGGAGATGGACTGGATGACATCCGGCTGATCATCGAGCAGGCGCCTACTCATCTGCTTCCGTCCGGCTGGTTGATATTGGAGCACGGTTACGATCAGGCGGTGGCGGTGCGGACCCTGTTGTTCGATGGCGGTTTCGTCGATGTCGCTAGCCGCAAGGATTTCGGTGGCCACGAGCGTGTCAGCTTCGGGCGGCTGCGATGA
- a CDS encoding molybdopterin-synthase adenylyltransferase MoeB, with product MLSDDELLRYSRQILLRQVDIEGQLKLKQSRVLIVGLGGLGSPVALYLAAAGVGELHLADFDQLDLTNLQRQIAHDTPSVGLHKVDSAMARLSALNPLVKLVPHRAAMDADTLGAAVAAVDLVLDCTDNFAVREAVNAACVAAVKPLVSGAAIRLEGQLSVFDPRVESSPCYHCLYGHGTEAELTCSEAGVLGPVVGMVGSLQALEAIKLLVGFGEPLIGRLLLVDALSSRFRELKVKRDPACAVCGSGRV from the coding sequence ATGCTGAGCGATGACGAGCTGCTGCGTTACAGCCGGCAGATCTTGCTGAGACAAGTTGATATCGAAGGCCAGCTCAAGCTTAAGCAGAGCCGTGTGCTGATCGTCGGGCTTGGCGGGCTTGGTTCGCCCGTCGCGTTGTATCTCGCCGCCGCCGGTGTCGGTGAACTCCATCTGGCGGATTTCGATCAGCTCGATCTGACCAATCTGCAGCGGCAGATTGCTCACGACACGCCATCGGTGGGGTTGCACAAGGTGGACTCGGCAATGGCTCGCCTATCTGCGCTCAACCCTTTGGTCAAGCTGGTGCCACACCGCGCCGCGATGGATGCCGACACGCTTGGTGCCGCTGTGGCAGCAGTCGACCTGGTGCTGGATTGCACGGACAACTTTGCGGTTCGTGAGGCTGTGAACGCAGCGTGTGTAGCGGCCGTGAAACCGCTGGTGAGCGGCGCGGCCATACGGCTCGAAGGGCAGCTATCGGTGTTTGACCCTCGGGTCGAGTCCAGCCCCTGCTATCACTGCCTCTACGGCCATGGCACTGAGGCTGAGCTGACTTGCAGCGAAGCTGGCGTGCTCGGGCCTGTCGTCGGGATGGTGGGTAGCCTGCAGGCGCTTGAGGCAATCAAGTTGCTCGTCGGTTTCGGTGAGCCTTTGATTGGCCGCCTGCTGTTGGTGGATGCGCTGTCCAGTCGTTTCCGCGAGCTGAAGGTCAAGCGCGACCCGGCCTGCGCAGTCTGCGGAAGCGGCCGTGTCTGA